In Ruminiclostridium josui JCM 17888, the genomic window CCGCCATATTACAGAGATGAATATTTTCTAATTGAAAATCGTCAGCCTGTTAGTTTTGATTCAAATACATCTCGTATTAATGGTGGTATTGCGATTTGGCATGTAAAAAGTGCGAATGTAGGTACGCCAGCTATATTAAATCTCGGTGATTATAGATTGGAAGCTGCTGATCTGAATACATATTATGACACTGATAGTTTTCGTCCTTTCACCAATAAGTTATATTTCGCAGGAGATGTAATAGGAGATTTCATAGATAGAAACTTATCTCCAGTATCTTCAATAGGAAAAAGCACTTTCGGGCCTAATACTTTGCCATGCAATAGCAAACGGTTTGACGGAAGCGATTCGGGAGTGTCAATTACTGTCAGCAGCCAAAGTTCAGGTTCCATGGTAGTCAATGTGGAAATGCTCTCAAGCCCGCAGAACTTCAAGGCTACTGCAGATGAAGATGGAAATACTGTGCTTACGTGGGATCCTGTACCATCTGCAACTGAATATGAGGTTATGATAGACGACGGCACATTTTTTAGTGTTGGCACAAATACAAGTTATACATGTTCAAATTCAAATAAACATATTTACAGAGTAAGAGCAAAATTTTCGTCTGTAACAGGTCTGGAAACTCAGGCGTTAAACACAAATTGTCTCCTATACGGTGACATAGATAATGATGGTAGTATAACTGAGAGTGATTACAGTTTGCTATCTGAGTATTTACTTGATACCAGCATTACATTAAGTGATCCTCAGTTAGTAGTCGCAGATGTAAATGAAGACGGATCTATAGATGTTCTTGATAAAACTGAATTAAGAATGTACCTTAACGGATCAAAAACAAAGTTTACAGCGGGTACTAAGAAACTTATTACTTACGGAGATGTAAATGGTGATGGACTTGTTACAAGGGATGATGCAGATGCAATTAAATATTTTGGCGACAATATAACAAACCCAGTTCATCGTGTAGCAGCAAATTTGATGATAAATAAAGCTGGTTATTATGGAACGATTGATAATGAAGACTATATGTTTTTAAATGATTATTTGAATTGGGATAGATATATGTTTCCATCAATGTATTAGGAAATATAAATAAGCTGAGATGCAGGGGTGGGAAGGATTTCTTAGATGTATTGGACTGTAATCCCAAGAGGGTACTTTGGCCCTGATACAAAATATGTTCCGGTACGTATGTATGGAAGTCCTAAGATTAAACTTAATTCTGTGCCAGCCGACATACCTCTCAATCCATTTAATCACACCCTTGATCGTAAAGATTATATCAAAAAGAAGGTAGTTCTGAGAATAAAAGAAGATATCCCAAAGATAAAAGAGCGAATGTGCCTGTCGGAGCATCCTTTTGGAACTGTTAAATGGTATCACGGAGCACACTATCTGTTATGTAAAGGTAAAGAGAAAGCATCAGCAGAGCTGGGGCTTAGTTTCCTTGCCTATAACATAAGGAGAGCGATAAATATGGTAGGAGTTAAGAAGTTAATTGCAGCAATGTAGTAAGGTATTTCGTACCTTTTTTCTTTAAAATGCAAAAAGGACATTAATTTTGAATTTTTACTTCAAAATAGTGTCCTTTTTTGCTTATAAAACGCTGAAAAGCCTGATAAAATCAGGCTTTTCAGACAAGTTGTGGCGGAGAGAGAGGGATTCGAACCCTCGGTACGCTATTAACGTACACACGATTTCCAGTCGATAATTCAACTATAACCCTCTCAAACGCTATTAAAATCAACATATTCAGACTATCTATCCTTAAATACAGCACACGATTAAAATTTATTATATTATAGCTATAATATAAATGTCAACAAGTCAGTTTGAAGTATCAGTAGTTCTATTATTCCCAATCCTTAACTTTAAAATTTTTAATGAAATCATAATATGCCTCAAAGCATTCGATATTGTTCAATGATAAGTCATCTTTTAATTTATCCAAAAATAGACCTTCACTTTTCTTATCTCGTATCCAGTTTGTAATATTAGTTTGTGAAGATATATCCCTAATAATTTTTATAGTTTTTTGAAAGAAAGTAGATGCAAAATTCTTTATTATATTATTACGATAATCACTATTCTTATTATAGAAACTGGTGTAATCAAAGGTTTTAGTTCTATATGAATCCATTTCAGGTCTTCGGTCGAATTGAGATTTATATTCATATATCAGACTTAGATTAAAGAAATGGCATACATTAGTTATTTCTATTAGCCTCTTATATCTGCTTATTTCATTTTTTACACTATCATCAAATTCTCTAACACCATTAGCAATATCAGTATTAATTGAGTCTATATTAGACTTATAGTTATTTTTTAGATACTTCTTAGTTTCATTGTGTAAATAATATAGAAACAATAACTCGTCAATTTCACTTTTTTCCTTTTGAAATAAGATACCATGTTCTTCTGATTCAGTATCATAGTTGAATATTTTATGATAATACTCATTTAAGTTATAATTAGATGAATCGTCATTATTAAATATAGTACTTTTCTTATCTTTAGCAATTGATGGTGACTTAAGAAAGCCAGAAAAAGCTAATTGAGCCAATAATTCGTTTGTAATTTTTTGATGATGATGAAATCTTATATTTGAAGGAAGATTTTGTCCTCTTCGGATTTCTACATATATTCTTGGTTGCTTATTATCTGAAAGCCAGTCACGTAATTTCGTTTGCTCAGGCCTATTAGATGCCATATCTCTTGTTGAAATAGGATTCTGAGTGTTATTAAATATAGAGATGTGATTTCTTAATCCAGTATCTTTCTTTATCTCTACAATTCTTGTTAGAACATATACACTTTTTAATTTCTCAAGCTTAACATTATCTCTATCTAAAATGGAGTCTTTCAGATATTCTCCTAAAGTGCTCACTGTTTGAGCTCCATTTATGATTGAAAAATTATTAAGAACTACAATCTCAGAACCTGTCTCTTGGGATGGTATAACATTAAATTCTTCAGCTATAATTGTAATTCCATTATTGTAATACCAAAACCTTTCAGGGTCTACATCTATTGTCGTAGTCATAGACTTAAATGTTTTAGATTTTTTGTTAAGTGATTCTCGTAAGTTTTGACCAAATAAGATATTTCTACCTAATTCAGTGTTTATATATTTGTTTGAAAACTGAGCCAAATCATATCCACTAAGATTGCACAACATTGCTCTTGGTTTGTTGGGTAAGTTATCTTCATATTTGTAAAGAATAAAGTTGTTAGAATTATCAGCTGTAAAAGTTTCGTATGGGACACAATCAATTGTTTTGCTACCCCTTAATATGTTCAGTTCAGTTAAGGTTATTATTCTTTCATTCTTACGTAAATTCTTCATAAAATTAACATTACCAGCATGTACAACATAATAATAGAGATTTTCACTAGATACAGTTTCATCAAATTCTGTATTTGAAATTATTGTTCTTAAATTGATATGTACATTCTGGGGGCTTTTTAAGTAATCTGAGATGGTTCTTTTCATTAAGGCGAAACAGTTACGAATTTCATGTTCTGCCAATTCAGTATTTTTAACTTGAACGATGTGGTAGAAGAGTTCGTCTCCGTCTACATGTTCAATAAAAATGTCTATTCCATTATCTGGTGGTGGTACTACACAATGGCTTATCATATCTAAGTTATTAATGTTGAATTCACTAATTCTATGCAAGTTACGGAATAAGGTTTCATAGACATAGACGCAAAAAGCATCATTAGGCTGGTTATTTCTTACGATGGGCTTACCGTTAGGCAATCCACAAAACATTTCACATAATTCTTTAATTCTTTTCTCCAAAGCAATACCTTCTTTCTTATTCTTAGCTTAGAATGTTCTAACTAAACATTTATCCCAATAGTCACTGTTTTTTAAGTATATCATATGGAATATAAATGGTAAAATTACATGTTTTTACTTTATTACAGTACTACGTCTATATACTTGACTTGTATTCATATTGTTTCTTATATCTATAGAATGTCGGCTTAGTCATTCCAAGTTTTCTCATGCACTCAAATGGTTTTAATTCTCCAGAGACTACCTTGCTATATTCCTTCTCAAATATACTATAATCAATTGCTTTTGGCCTGCCATAGTCTTGCCAATCCCCACGTTCTTTTTTAGCTTGTATACCTTCTTTTTGCCGTTTCTCACGCTTCTGCATTTCAGCATGGGCAAATGTTGCATACATTTCAACAAGCATATTGTTTATAGTTTCCATTATCATCGTTGCCATGGAATTATCCATCTTTGAGTAATCAATAAGAGTAGTGGGTATTTCTATTATCATTACTCTTACACCTAATGATTTGTAATGTTGAAGTTCCTTTAAAGTATCCTCTTTGTTTCTGCCAAGTCTATCAAGTTCAGAGAGAATTATAATATCTCCTTTGTTCTTTGCAATCCTTTTCATTGCTTGGTAATCTGGTCTATTAAAGTTCTTTCCTGTCTGTTGGTCTGTAAACATTTCAGTTAGTGTTATGTTATTAGCTTTGCAATAATCGTTTATTGCTGTTATGCCTCTATCAAGATGTTGGTCTGTTGTAGACGTTCTGTGATAACCATATACATTTGCCATTTGTATTACCTCCATATTATTTGCTATAACAATAGTATATGGAATTAGTATCAAAAAGTCAACACGCTTAATGAGACTTATTAAAATACTGTGTGTTTACATTTTAAGACTATAATTCAAAGCAAATACCGTAGTATTATAAAGTATACATTTTAAGACTAAAAATCTTGAACACAATCAATGAAAAGAAAAGTAAAATTTCACCGTGAATCTATATCAGAAAAAGTTCATTTGAGTTACACTTCTGCACTGACGGATAGGGGGGAGTTTACTACATAAAAGAAAATAAGGATGGTTATATATGGCTGGGGGTAGTCTACAATTACCTTTTATTGTACTCATAACCGTATGTACTGTTTAAAGAAGAAGATACTTAAATAAATTACTTTTAATATAGATATGGGGAATTAAATAGAATAAATTTTACTACCATTATTTATTTAATAGTGTAAAGAGTATGCGACAATCTTGAAATCCTTGTCTATAGAAAAAATTTTGGTAATCAACCGATAACTTTTCCAATAAATTGTCAAATTGTTTTATTAAAGCAAAGGATTCAGGAGGTAATGTTTCTCGGAGTTCCTTTAGAATTTTACTGTATAGGTCATAAAATTCTGAATATACAGTTGAGTTGTTAAAATACATACTTAATTCGTCAATTCTATTATCAATACATGATACTACAAAGCTTTCAAAGTTCTCAGTGACGTTACCTTTATCAAACATATATAGTTCCCTCCAAAAGAAAATTGGAGGGAAAATTAAAAAGTGCGGATAGGTAATAACCCTACACGCACTTGTTTATTTGCAAATGAAAACAAAACCAAGTATAATAAAACTGGTTGCTGTGGTGGATGAAAATCCATACGTGTGGGTGGTACGAACACCTGCATGAGTTTCTGAGTGTTGGTAGCACTTAGAAATCACGGCAACTATTTAATTTTCCCTAAAAAGATTATATCATTATAGGATAATTTTGCAAGATTTTTATATTTAGGGCGTTTATAACATTGCAAATTTATCTCGCTTTTTTAGAAATATCTTGTGATAGTTGATTCTGCACGCTATTAACATATAAAACGTGAAAGTACTTGTCGAATAGAATATCCGATAATAGGCTTATATCTTATGTTTCGTCCAATTAAATATCAGAACATATAATGTATGGAGGTTAAATGTAGATATCAAAATTGACACACAAAGCATAATTATGTAATATATAACTGTAATGTAAGTAATTGTAAATATAACAATAGGAGGAAAATGTATAATGAAGAAACGAAGCAGGAAAATAATTTCTTTTGCAGTAGTATTGGCAATTATATTATCTACAACAGGTAATACATTCGCATATATGCGATTGGGTAAAGGTAAAATAAGTGGCGGAGCGAAAGGCATTTTATATTACATAGATAGCTCTGCAAGTGAATATTCAGATTCAATTAATTATGGTATTCAGTATTGGAATAACAAGGTAAGCACCGTATCAGTGGCAAGGACTGACGAAAAATCTTCTTCAAGATGTGATGTTTATTGGGGGAGCTATTTTCCTTCACCCACGGGTGTTATTGCACAAACCTATTTGAAATTAAATAATCAAGATGCACCCAGTTATGATACTGACTGGTACTGGTGTGAAATTAAACTAAATAGTCAGGTTTTTAAATACTATGATGATAAAACGCAGACTGGTTTGTCCTATTTCGATAGAATAGGCACTGTGTGTCACGAGTATGGTCACTTTTTAGGGCTTTGGCATGTTTCTGATAAAACTGCAATTATGTCTCAATTAGGGGATGGTCGTACGGCAGGGAGTCCATCCGCTGATGACATTGCAGGAATAAAAGCAATCTATGGGGCATAAAGGAGGAAATATAATGAATAAGAATGTATTAATAAGTGCTTTTTTGGTGTTTGCATTAGGCATTTCTCTTGTAGGTTGTTCTTCTAATAAAGGGACATCCGAGATATCTCCAAGTGGAAAAACAACCACTGTAGTTTCAAAAGACAAAGTTAACGAAGTATCCCAAAATACTAATGCTGATGAGAAGAAAACTCGATACATTTCAACTTCTTTAGATAAAATAAAAACATATTCTGATTTGAAATCGTTAGAAATTGCTCCTTATGTGTTTACTGGTGTATGTATTTCATCACGACCTGTTTTTCAAAATAATACGCTTTATACATTATCGAAACTTAAATTAACAGAGGTGTTTAAAGGAAATTTAAGTGTAGGAGATACAGTATCAGTGATTGAAATTGGAGGTAGAACTACTTATGGAGAATATAAAAAAGAATGTAATATTACTAAAAAGTCTTTTGAAGTAGGTGATGATAGTATCCCTGATGATTACGATGTTGTTGTCGGCACTGATGGGTTTTTCCCTTTAGAAAAGGACGATGAGGTACTTCTTTTTGTGGGAGATACCAGTGGTTTTTTGAAAGACTTCAATGAACCTTTGTTTAGTATTTTTGGGGCTTATGATGGTAAATTATTTCCGTCAGGTAAAGATGCTTATTCTCGAAATAGTCCTTCATCAACAGATGTACGAACTTTTGCGAATAACACCTTGAAAATTAGTAAAGAAGAACTTAAGGCATTAAGTAAATAATCTGCAAATTGTTTATAACATCTTGCAGATACTTCTATAGTATAGTAAATTACATTAATAAGGGATGATAATCTATGGAATTTAACTTAATTCTTTTTGAAGGAACTGATAGATACAGTTAGAGAGTATATTTGTCTGAATTGTAAGAATACTTCTCATTCTGAAACACCTATTGTCAAATGTCCTGAGTGTAATATATTTATGATACCTAAGTAATATTAAAAAAGAAGGTACTTCCATTAATGTGCCTTCTTTTTTTTGTCCTCAACACTTCATTAATCTTCTCTTTTGGGGAACACTTTAAATCTATTTTCAATAACTGGATATCATAGGAAATATAGTATACTTTAAATAGGTTAAGTAATAAAGTTTGAATATATAAAAAATGTGGAGGATGCTATGGCAAGTAAAAGCAAATCAATATTGATAATAATGTTGTTAGTCATTGGTTTTTTTATAATTTGGGGGGTAATAAATTATTCATATACAAGGCACAGTGAGTATATAGAGGAAACTCCAATAGAAGTGACTCATTAGATTTTTTTATAAAGAAGATAGAAAGTAATATAGTAGCCTTACACATATGGCATACAGAACTTATGTTCGTTTGTTTCTTGTATTTTCAATAATTCTCTCAAACTGTCACATATGGTGCATATAGGCATTATATAATATGCCAAGATACGGTAATGTGTTCGTATGTATGATTATATACATGTTTAGAAAATCAAAAAACACATCAATTAGTACTTTATTTTTTCTTGAATCTTACAGAATAGAATTCCTGCATCCTATCTACTAATATAATTGTACCATATATAACTACAATATAACCACGTATTCAAATGATATATGTATCGCAAGGATTATCTCCAACTAAGTAGTCAATGGATAACTGTAAGGGTATTCTATACTGGTACAATACATCAAAATTCTCTAACTACTTCATATACATTAGTTTCAATTACAACTGAAACAATTTTACATCGTATGTATGTAAGTAATAACTTATGAACACCGTGTTCATAAGCGTTCACAAGTTATGTAGATATATAGAGATAAACTAAGGAATTGTCATATAAAAAGGAATAATACTTAAAAACGGGTATATGTAATGAAATATAACCTAAAATGGTTGAAATCTAAGATAATGTATGATAATCTTATGTTAATTTAATCAATTATAGGGAGGGTCTTATTATTAGTATGGATGAACAAGATAGTTTTATCAGCAAATACACGCAGCATAGCAATTGGTCTGACTTTTTGATAAGGTATAAGAACACTTTCAAGAGTTATACTGGGTTTTTACGAATACCAAGGGACGCTTTCGATGACTTTAAATCATTTATGAATTTGATTTGGTGTGTTTCTCTTGAAAAAAGAGCAAGTAAGAAACATTTGCAATTTTTATTTGTACTATATATAGTTCTGAATGAAATAAGTAATTATAATAGTGTACCATTATCAATTCAACAGATTAAGGAACTGCTGGGGTATAGCAGAGGTACGGATAGTATTGATTATTTAATAAAGGACAAAGGTGAATTGGATAACTTCGAAATGACTTTTACGAAGTCTTTTGGAGTTAATCAAAATTATATATTACTCCAAGAAAAAGCTAAGTCTTTTAAGACAAAACGTCTGCACAGAAAATATAAAATTACAAGTTCATCAGTTACAGGCAATTATGTAATGCTTAACACTGAGGTTCTTATGTATATGCTTTTTCATGCTAAAAAAATTAAGGTAGAGGGTATTTATCTGTATTGCTATATGCTTACAAAGTGTAAAAATGATGGTAAGGGAAACTATGAACAGACAACAATTCTAACTGACAAAATAATAAGAGAGTCAGGAATTAGTAAAAATTCAATTCAAAAGTATTTGGGAATACTTGAGGAATATGGATTACTGGAAATTGAACGTGGAGC contains:
- a CDS encoding AIPR family protein, whose translation is MEKRIKELCEMFCGLPNGKPIVRNNQPNDAFCVYVYETLFRNLHRISEFNINNLDMISHCVVPPPDNGIDIFIEHVDGDELFYHIVQVKNTELAEHEIRNCFALMKRTISDYLKSPQNVHINLRTIISNTEFDETVSSENLYYYVVHAGNVNFMKNLRKNERIITLTELNILRGSKTIDCVPYETFTADNSNNFILYKYEDNLPNKPRAMLCNLSGYDLAQFSNKYINTELGRNILFGQNLRESLNKKSKTFKSMTTTIDVDPERFWYYNNGITIIAEEFNVIPSQETGSEIVVLNNFSIINGAQTVSTLGEYLKDSILDRDNVKLEKLKSVYVLTRIVEIKKDTGLRNHISIFNNTQNPISTRDMASNRPEQTKLRDWLSDNKQPRIYVEIRRGQNLPSNIRFHHHQKITNELLAQLAFSGFLKSPSIAKDKKSTIFNNDDSSNYNLNEYYHKIFNYDTESEEHGILFQKEKSEIDELLFLYYLHNETKKYLKNNYKSNIDSINTDIANGVREFDDSVKNEISRYKRLIEITNVCHFFNLSLIYEYKSQFDRRPEMDSYRTKTFDYTSFYNKNSDYRNNIIKNFASTFFQKTIKIIRDISSQTNITNWIRDKKSEGLFLDKLKDDLSLNNIECFEAYYDFIKNFKVKDWE
- a CDS encoding dockerin type I domain-containing protein, with product MKKFFIFLLLLTLLTTSLFGMRSVYADTVYERQEKVLVVLVQFTEPQLPRTGCDASYDGTAKGNDEYYSELFFGTGIDSQTGFPKMTVRNYFREVSCGKLDLQPAQENYGDNDGVVRVTLDYPYPDAEQFTNGSRMIDEVGTEAKDALMDALSELYNFVDFSAFDENNDGRIDKNELHIVTLIASGRDTPFLRACYIRTVNIANTNIRLFSGVSVCNSESSLYTISHELAHSMGALDLYNRTNAENINKDSIMHQTTGYLDPWHRMKLGFVNPQVVNASGSYTVNSTDPNNPGSYNVLKIPVSSSNAPPYYRDEYFLIENRQPVSFDSNTSRINGGIAIWHVKSANVGTPAILNLGDYRLEAADLNTYYDTDSFRPFTNKLYFAGDVIGDFIDRNLSPVSSIGKSTFGPNTLPCNSKRFDGSDSGVSITVSSQSSGSMVVNVEMLSSPQNFKATADEDGNTVLTWDPVPSATEYEVMIDDGTFFSVGTNTSYTCSNSNKHIYRVRAKFSSVTGLETQALNTNCLLYGDIDNDGSITESDYSLLSEYLLDTSITLSDPQLVVADVNEDGSIDVLDKTELRMYLNGSKTKFTAGTKKLITYGDVNGDGLVTRDDADAIKYFGDNITNPVHRVAANLMINKAGYYGTIDNEDYMFLNDYLNWDRYMFPSMY
- a CDS encoding recombinase family protein gives rise to the protein MANVYGYHRTSTTDQHLDRGITAINDYCKANNITLTEMFTDQQTGKNFNRPDYQAMKRIAKNKGDIIILSELDRLGRNKEDTLKELQHYKSLGVRVMIIEIPTTLIDYSKMDNSMATMIMETINNMLVEMYATFAHAEMQKREKRQKEGIQAKKERGDWQDYGRPKAIDYSIFEKEYSKVVSGELKPFECMRKLGMTKPTFYRYKKQYEYKSSI
- a CDS encoding matrixin family metalloprotease; translation: MKKRSRKIISFAVVLAIILSTTGNTFAYMRLGKGKISGGAKGILYYIDSSASEYSDSINYGIQYWNNKVSTVSVARTDEKSSSRCDVYWGSYFPSPTGVIAQTYLKLNNQDAPSYDTDWYWCEIKLNSQVFKYYDDKTQTGLSYFDRIGTVCHEYGHFLGLWHVSDKTAIMSQLGDGRTAGSPSADDIAGIKAIYGA